Part of the Bryobacteraceae bacterium genome is shown below.
GTGCCCTCCGAATGCGCGCGCCGCGTCGAATCCGGCGCGGCGGACTTGGGCCTGGTCCCGGTCGCCGAAATGGCGCGCCTTGGCCTCACCGCCGTGCCCGGATTGGGAATCGCGTGCCGGGGAGCGGTCCGGAGCATTCTTTTGCTCGCGCCCGTCGCCCCGGGCCAGATCCGCCGCCTCGCCGCCGATTCCGGCTCGCGGACCTCGGTGGCGCTCGCAAGAGCCATCCTCCGGCGCCGTTGGGGCGTTGATCCGGAGCTGATTGAAATGGACCCCGATCCGGACGAGATGCTCTCCTCCGCCGACGCCGCCCTCCTCATCGGCGACGCCGCGTTGCGCGTCGATCCGGAATCGGCCGGCGTTCCCGTGCTCGACCTCGGGGAGGAATGGCTGCGCCTTACCGGGCTGCCCATGGTGTTCGCCCAGTGGGCCGGCAGGCCGGAACGGACGGCTCCGCTCCTCGCCGCCGGCCGCGCCCGATGGTTCGAAGAATCGCTCGAGGCTGGATTGGCGTCCATGGACGCGATCGTCGAGCGGGAATCCGCGCTCCGGAGTTTCGATCCGGCCCTCGTCCGGCGCTACCTTGCGCGGCACATCGTGTTTCGTGTCGGCGAGGAAGAAGAGCGCGGTATGGCTGCATTTCGGGCATTCCTCGCCGAAGACGGTGT
Proteins encoded:
- a CDS encoding menaquinone biosynthesis protein, encoding MPASRPSVAAVSYLNTVPLIWGFEHSPLRERIEMISCVPSECARRVESGAADLGLVPVAEMARLGLTAVPGLGIACRGAVRSILLLAPVAPGQIRRLAADSGSRTSVALARAILRRRWGVDPELIEMDPDPDEMLSSADAALLIGDAALRVDPESAGVPVLDLGEEWLRLTGLPMVFAQWAGRPERTAPLLAAGRARWFEESLEAGLASMDAIVERESALRSFDPALVRRYLARHIVFRVGEEEERGMAAFRAFLAEDGVPDLTRAAAVVPEGA